Proteins found in one Triticum aestivum cultivar Chinese Spring chromosome 4D, IWGSC CS RefSeq v2.1, whole genome shotgun sequence genomic segment:
- the LOC123096699 gene encoding aquaporin SIP1-1, with protein sequence MAMGAAVREAAADGVVTFLWVLCVSTLGASTAAVTTYLSLHEGIHYALLVTVSILALLLFAFNLLCDALGGASFNPTGVAAFYAAGLTSPSLFSIALRLPAQAAGAVGGALAISELMPEQYKHMLGGPSLKVDPHTGAVAEGVLTFAITFAVLCIIVKGPRNPIVKTAMLSVSTVSLVLTGAAYTGPSMNPANAFGWAYVNNLHNTWEQLYVYWICPFVGAILAAWTFRAVFPPPVPKPKTKKA encoded by the exons ATGGCGATGGGAGCGGCtgtgcgggaggcggcggcggacggcgtcgtgACCTTCCTCTGGGTGCTCTGCGTCTCGACGCTCGGCGCCTCCACGGCCGCCGTCACCACCTACCTCAGCCTGCACGAGGGGATCCACTACGCCCTCCTCGTCACCGTCTccatcctcgccctcctcctcttcgccttcaacctcctctgcgaCGCCCTCGGCGGCGCCAGCTTCAACCCCACCGGCGTCGCCGCCTTCTACGCCGCGGGCCTCACCAGCCCCTCGCTCTTCTCCATCGCGCTCCGCCTACCAGCGCAG GCCGCCGGAGCCGTGGGCGGAGCTCTGGCCATCTCCGAGCTGATGCCGGAGCAGTACAAGCACATGCTCGGCGGACCCTCGCTCAAGGTGGATCCCCACACCGGCGCCGTCGCTGAAGGGGTGCTCACCTTCGCCATCACCTTTGCCGTCCTCTGCATCATCGTCAAGGGACCCCGCAACCCCATCGTCAAGACAGCCATGCTCTCCGTCTCCACCGTCAGCCTCGTCCTCACCGGCGCCGCATACACCGGCCCCTCCATGAACCCTGCCAAT GCCTTTGGTTGGGCGTATGTTAACAATCTGCACAACACCTGGGAGCAGCTGTACGTGTACTGGATATGCCCCTTCGTCGGTGCCATTCTCGCTGCGTGGACCTTCAGGGCCGTGTTCCCGCCACCAGTCCCTAAGCCCAAGACCAAGAAAGCATGA
- the LOC123096701 gene encoding probable staphylococcal-like nuclease CAN2 isoform X2 has protein sequence MGNILKCFKGDEEEDHYPYYHPGSRPHYPQQQQQADGHGVASLAHDLLNFESASMVPEGLRQHVTASKKAQIKWYQNMLEAYKNARTPPRTPEEAAQLVVSALNWIQRADLEVNNQNIGDGDGFTAYVATTDPRESGNVPIEVHEMVIARTEARNRRDYKSADALQSSIKEAGYKIIVCSDEEILARKYRIRMRGIDAPELKMTYGKESKSALVKLIGGKRTTIHVYEQDQFDRYVGDVYCNCVFIQEKMLKNGHAWHFTTYDKRPEFAKWEREARAAQRGLFASLNPEKPWDWRREQRSGGGIQVY, from the exons ATGGGGAACATCCTGAAGTGCTTCAAGGGAGACGAAGAAGAAGACCACTACCCCTACTACCATCCAGGCTCCAGGCCCCACTacccacagcagcagcagcaagctgATGGCCATGGCGTCGCCTCCCTGGCGCACGACCTCCTCAACTTTGAGAGCGCGTCCATG GTTCCTGAAGGACTCAGGCAGCATGTTACGGCGTCCAAGAAAGCACAGATTAAATG GTACCAGAATATGTTGGAGGCATATAAGAATGCCAGAACCCCACCGAGAACACCGGAAGAGGCTGCACAACTAGTTGTATCAGCCCTAAACTGGATCCAGAGAGCTGATTTGGAG GTTAATAACCAAAACATTGGAGATGGCGATGGCTTTACCGCTTATGTTGCCACAACCGATCCGAGGGAGTCTGGAAATGTTCCTATAGAAGTACATGAGATGGTGATTGCGAGGACTGAAGCACGCAATCGTAGGGATTACAAGAGTGCCGATGCACTTCAAAGTAGCATTAAAGAAGCTGGATACAA GATAATAGTCTGTTCAGATGAAGAGATCCTAGCAAGGAAATACCGAATCAGAATGAG GGGAATTGATGCACCAGAGCTTAAGATGACATATGGGAAGGAATCAAAGAGTGCTTTGGTGAAGCTCATTGGTGGGAAAAGAACCACAATTCATGTGTATGAGCAGGACCAGTTTGATCGCTACGTTGGTGATGTCTATTGCAATTGTGTGTTCATCCAG GAGAAAATGCTGAAGAATGGTCACGCATGGCATTTTACGACCTACGACAAGCGCCCAGAGTTTGCTAAA TGGGAGAGAGAGGCAAGAGCTGCACAGCGAGGGCTCTTTGCCTCACTCAACCCTGAGAAGCCGTGGGACTGGCGAAGAGAGCAGCGCAGTGGTGGTGGCATTCAGGTCTACTAA
- the LOC123096701 gene encoding probable staphylococcal-like nuclease CAN2 isoform X1, whose product MGNILKCFKGDEEEDHYPYYHPGSRPHYPQQQQQADGHGVASLAHDLLNFESASMVPEGLRQHVTASKKAQIKWYQNMLEAYKNARTPPRTPEEAAQLVVSALNWIQRADLEGILEFYNFPIPSLPAASSNHRPSSLPEGVQFVLNTLPVNNQNIGDGDGFTAYVATTDPRESGNVPIEVHEMVIARTEARNRRDYKSADALQSSIKEAGYKIIVCSDEEILARKYRIRMRGIDAPELKMTYGKESKSALVKLIGGKRTTIHVYEQDQFDRYVGDVYCNCVFIQEKMLKNGHAWHFTTYDKRPEFAKWEREARAAQRGLFASLNPEKPWDWRREQRSGGGIQVY is encoded by the exons ATGGGGAACATCCTGAAGTGCTTCAAGGGAGACGAAGAAGAAGACCACTACCCCTACTACCATCCAGGCTCCAGGCCCCACTacccacagcagcagcagcaagctgATGGCCATGGCGTCGCCTCCCTGGCGCACGACCTCCTCAACTTTGAGAGCGCGTCCATG GTTCCTGAAGGACTCAGGCAGCATGTTACGGCGTCCAAGAAAGCACAGATTAAATG GTACCAGAATATGTTGGAGGCATATAAGAATGCCAGAACCCCACCGAGAACACCGGAAGAGGCTGCACAACTAGTTGTATCAGCCCTAAACTGGATCCAGAGAGCTGATTTGGAG GGTATCCTCGAGTTCTACAACTTCCCCATCCCATCACTACCTGCAGCATCCTCAAACCACCGTCCATCCTCGCTGCCAGAGGGCGTGCAGTTTGTCTTGAACACTTTGCCG GTTAATAACCAAAACATTGGAGATGGCGATGGCTTTACCGCTTATGTTGCCACAACCGATCCGAGGGAGTCTGGAAATGTTCCTATAGAAGTACATGAGATGGTGATTGCGAGGACTGAAGCACGCAATCGTAGGGATTACAAGAGTGCCGATGCACTTCAAAGTAGCATTAAAGAAGCTGGATACAA GATAATAGTCTGTTCAGATGAAGAGATCCTAGCAAGGAAATACCGAATCAGAATGAG GGGAATTGATGCACCAGAGCTTAAGATGACATATGGGAAGGAATCAAAGAGTGCTTTGGTGAAGCTCATTGGTGGGAAAAGAACCACAATTCATGTGTATGAGCAGGACCAGTTTGATCGCTACGTTGGTGATGTCTATTGCAATTGTGTGTTCATCCAG GAGAAAATGCTGAAGAATGGTCACGCATGGCATTTTACGACCTACGACAAGCGCCCAGAGTTTGCTAAA TGGGAGAGAGAGGCAAGAGCTGCACAGCGAGGGCTCTTTGCCTCACTCAACCCTGAGAAGCCGTGGGACTGGCGAAGAGAGCAGCGCAGTGGTGGTGGCATTCAGGTCTACTAA